Proteins encoded by one window of Oreochromis niloticus isolate F11D_XX linkage group LG17, O_niloticus_UMD_NMBU, whole genome shotgun sequence:
- the mybpc1 gene encoding myosin-binding protein C, slow-type isoform X5 yields MPEPTKKDETPNGQPEESVAPESSGAPPPPEISLEVSPPPDDAKPAATTPSPTPHPEDSSSTKKLSVELPNDSVPVPAMGRKDSVWSLGEGQAPDELEKPVDNPPLSTLLIESPQSGTVTVGGDITFVAKVEAKDLLRKPTVKWFKGKWMDLASKTGKHLQLKETFDRVTKVHTFEMHIIKAKDNYAGNYRCEVNYKDKFDSCSFDLEVKEAGTGSQNIDIRSAFKRSSEGQEDAGELDFSGLLKHRNQREHKQQDDTPEVDVWEILKNARPDQYEKIAFMYGITDLRGLLKRLKKMPKEEKKLEAFAKKLEPAYQVDKGGKIRLVVDLADPTVELKWYKNGQEIRPSPNQRKYIFEHKGTQRIMVINNCSANDDAAYSVVAGDEKCSTELFVKELPVKIVKGLEPVKTTVNERIELECEVSEEGAQVKWLKNGVEVPTGVRSRYRVKCEGTKHFLVIDDASRDDTGTYSIMASGGTSEAHIQVDLKPLKVYQDLQDMTVLLGQPIKLHCEIYPGNVPGRWYRNGQLIQPSDRINIIHRNKVHRLEIAASSLHDAGDYTFVPEGYSQSLSAKIHIIDPPRVHLDSLNFPDNTVTVVAGNKLRLEIPISGEPAPRVVWMKGERVILESGHRIHAETYSDHTSLTIEVTEREDTGNYKIVLQNEAGEATASVKIKVVDIPDPPEAPLVPEVGGDWCSMTWEPPKYDGGSPILGYYVERKKKQSSRWMRLNFDLIKETTFEPKKMIEGVPYEVRIFAVNAIGVSKPSEPSKAFTPLAVTSEPTMLVVDDVTDTTVTVKWRPPETIGAAGLDGYLVEYCVEGTNDWVISNKELTEKTRYTITGLSPGCKILVRVKAVNAAGASAPRTLQHAILVKEVVEPPKIRVPRHLKQTYIRKVGETVNLVVPFMGKPRPKVTWLKDGIPIEPSQVSIRNTDCDSIIFIRKAERSHSGKYDMTVQVENHVDTAILDIQIVDLPGPPQCVNIEDVWGGNVALVWTPPKDNGNAPITGYTIQKADKKTMEWFTCIEHYHRNCITITELVVGNEYFFRIFSENMCGLSETATQTKKSALIVKEGLQMKTQEYNDHDFKEAPKFTQPLINTFAVAGYNTTLNCSVRANPRPKVIWMKNKITIIDDPRYRMFSSQGVCTLEIRKPSPYDGGMYTCKAINELGEAQVDCKLEVKGGFTFYELMQRGVPLHLIDKYMTESKVVEQEK; encoded by the exons ATGATGCTAAACCTGCAGCCACTACCCCATCCCCAACACCTCATCCAG aggaTTCCAGTTCAACCAAGAAACTCTCAGTTGAGCTGCCTA aTGATAGCGTCCCTGTGCCAGCCATGGGGAGAAAGGACTCAG TGTGGTCTCTGGGAGAGGGTCAGGCACCAGACGAACTGGAAAAGCCAGTTGACAACCCACCGCTCTCCACCCTGCTGATCGAGAGCCCCCAAAGTGGTACTGTCACTGTGG GTGGTGACATCACCTTTGTTGCCAAAGTGGAGGCCAAAGATCTTCTGCGCAAACCAACTGTCAAGTGGTTTAAAGGGAAATGGATGGATCTGGCCAGCAAGACAGGAAAACATCTACAGCTAAAAGAGACCTTTGACCGAGTCACAAAG GTCCACACATTTGAGATGCACATCATCAAGGCCAAAGATAACTATGCTGGGAACTACAGGTGCGAGGTCAACTACAAGGACAAGTTTGATAGCTGTTCTTTTGACTTGGAAGTTAAAG AAGCTGGAACGGGCTCACAGAATATTGACATTCGATCCGCTTTCAAGAGAAG CAGTGAAGGACAAGAAGATGCAGGAGAGCTTGACTTTAGTGGTCTTCTAAAACATAG AAATCAGAG GGAGCACAAACAGCAGGATGACACTCCAGAGGTGGATGTGTGGGAGATCCTGAAGAACGCCCGGCCAGATCAGTATGAAAAGATTGCCTTTATGTACGGCATCACAGACCTGAGGGGTCTGCTGAAGAGGCTGAAAAAGATGCCTAAAGAGGAGAAGAAGCTGGAAG CTTTTGCAAAGAAGCTGGAACCTGCATATCAGGTGGATAAAGGTGGAAAGATCCGCTTAGTGGTGGACCTGGCTGACCCCACAGTTGAACTGAAGTGGTACAAGAACGGACAGGAAATCAGGCCTTCGCCCAA TCAAAGGAA GTATATTTTTGAGCATAAGGGCACACAAAGGATTATGGTCATCAACAACTGCTCCGCCAATGATGACGCAGCCTATTCGGTAGTCGCAGGAGATGAGAAATGTAGCACAGAGCTTTTTGTCAAAG AGTTACCAGTTAAGATAGTTAAAGGTCTTGAGCCTGTGAAGACCACAGTGAACGAGAGGATTGAGCTGGAGTGTGAAGTGTCAGAGGAAGGTGCTCAAGTCAAATG GTTGAAGAATGGTGTTGAGGTTCCAACAGGGGTGCGATCGAGATATCGAGTTAAGTGTGAAGGAACTAAACACTTTTTGGTGATTGATGACGCCTCACGAGACGATACTGGGACATACTCCATCATGGCCTCTGGTGGCACCTCTGAGGCTCATATACAAGTTGACT TGAAACCGCTGAAGGTGTACCAGGACCTGCAGGACATGACGGTACTGCTGGGTCAGCCCATCAAGTTGCACTGTGAGATTTACCCAGGAAACGTCCCAGGCCGCTGGTACAGGAATGGACAGCTGATCCAACCCAGCGATCGCATCAACATCATACACAGAAATAA agTCCATCGACTTGAAATTGCAGCCAGCTCCCTTCACGATGCAGGAGATTACACTTTCGTACCTGAGGGGTATTCACAGAGCCTTTCTGCCAAAATCCACATCATTG ACCCTCCGAGGGTACACTTGGACAGCTTGAACTTTCCAGACAACACTGTAACTGTCGTGGCAGGAAATAAACTCCGCTTAGAGATCCCAATCAGTGGAGAACCAGCACCCAGAGTGGTGTGGATGAAGGGTGAAAGG GTGATTCTCGAGTCAGGTCACCGCATCCACGCTGAGACATACAGTGACCATACGAGTCTGACAATTGAGGTCACTGAGCGGGAGGACACAGGAAACTACAAGATAGTCCTGCAGAACGAGGCTGGTGAAGCCACAGCAAGTGTCAAAATCAAGGTTGTTG ATATCCCCGACCCTCCTGAAGCTCCCTTGGTTCCAGAGGTGGGTGGTGATTGGTGTTCTATGACATGGGAACCTCCAAAATACGATGGAGGCTCGCCAATATTAG GCTATTAcgttgagagaaaaaagaagcagagcTCCAGATGGATGAGACTGAACTTTGACCTGATCAAGGAGACTACATTTGAACCCAAGAAGATGATTGAAGGAGTGCCGTATGAAGTGCGGATCTTTGCAGTCAACGCCATCGGTGTGTCCAAACCCAGTGAACCTTCCAAAGCCTTTACTCCTCTCG CTGTTACCAGTGAACCCACCATGCTGGTCGTGGATGATGTTACTGACACCACTGTGACCGTAAAGTGGCGTCCACCTGAAACCATTGGAGCTGCTGGGCTGGACGGATACTTAGTGGAGTATTGCGTAGAAGGAA CTAATGATTGGGTAATATCCAACAAGGAGCTGACAGAGAAAACCAGGTACACCATCACCGGTCTGAGTCCAGGGTGTAAAATTTTAGTTCGTGTCAAAGCCGTCAATGCAGCTGGAGCTAGCGCTCCACGTACCCTGCAGCATGCTATCCTGGTTAAAGAGGTTGTTG AACCACCCAAGATCCGCGTCCCACGGCACTTGAAGCAGACTTACATTCGCAAAGTTGGAGAAACAGTCAACCTCGTGGTGCCATTTATG GGCAAACCCCGACCGAAGGTCACCTGGCTGAAGGATGGCATCCCTATAGAGCCTTCGCAAGTTAGCATCCGTAACACAGACTGTGACAGCATCATCTTCATCCGCAAAGCAGAGCGCAGCCACTCTGGGAAGTATGACATGACAGTGCAGGTTGAAAACCATGTGGACACAGCCATACTTGACATACAGATTGTAG ATCTACCTGGACCTCCTCAGTGTGTGAATATTGAAGATGTTTGGGGTGGAAATGTAGCTCTGGTCTGGACTCCTCCAAAGGACAATGGGAACGCCCCAATAACAGGCTACACCATTCAAAAAGCAGACAAAAAGACAATG GAATGGTTCACGTGCATTGAGCACTACCATCGCAACTGTATTACCATCACAGAACTGGTAGTTGGGAACGAGTACTTCTTCAGGATCTTCTCTGAGAATATGTGTGGCCTGAGTGAAACCGCCACCCAAACCAAAAAGAGTGCTCTCATCGTCAAAGAAG GCTTGCAGATGAAAACACAAGAGTACAATGACCACGACTTCAAGGAGGCGCCGAAGTTCACGCAGCCACTTATCAACACTTTCGCCGTGGCCGGCTACAACACTACTCTTAACTGCAGCGTGCGTGCCAACCCAAGG CCCAAAGTGATCTGGATGAAGAATAAGATAACCATCATTGACGATCCGCGCTACCGTATGTTTAGCAGCCAAGGAGTCTGCACTCTGGAGATCAGGAAGCCCAGCCCCTATGATGGTGGAATGTACACCTGCAAGGCCATCAATGAACTAGGAGAGGCTCAAGTGGACTGCAAactggaggtcaaag GAGGCTTCACCTTCTATGAACTCATGCAACGTGGAGTGCCCCTACATCTGATTGACAAGTATATGACCGAGTCGAAGGTTGTTGAGCAAGAGAAGTAA
- the mybpc1 gene encoding myosin-binding protein C, slow-type isoform X6, giving the protein MPEPTKKDETPNGQPEESVAPESSGAPPPPEISLEVSPPPEDSSSTKKLSVELPNDSVPVPAMGRKDSVWSLGEGQAPDELEKPVDNPPLSTLLIESPQSGTVTVGGDITFVAKVEAKDLLRKPTVKWFKGKWMDLASKTGKHLQLKETFDRVTKVHTFEMHIIKAKDNYAGNYRCEVNYKDKFDSCSFDLEVKEAGTGSQNIDIRSAFKRSSEGQEDAGELDFSGLLKHRNQREHKQQDDTPEVDVWEILKNARPDQYEKIAFMYGITDLRGLLKRLKKMPKEEKKLEAFAKKLEPAYQVDKGGKIRLVVDLADPTVELKWYKNGQEIRPSPNQRKYIFEHKGTQRIMVINNCSANDDAAYSVVAGDEKCSTELFVKELPVKIVKGLEPVKTTVNERIELECEVSEEGAQVKWLKNGVEVPTGVRSRYRVKCEGTKHFLVIDDASRDDTGTYSIMASGGTSEAHIQVDLKPLKVYQDLQDMTVLLGQPIKLHCEIYPGNVPGRWYRNGQLIQPSDRINIIHRNKVHRLEIAASSLHDAGDYTFVPEGYSQSLSAKIHIIDPPRVHLDSLNFPDNTVTVVAGNKLRLEIPISGEPAPRVVWMKGERVILESGHRIHAETYSDHTSLTIEVTEREDTGNYKIVLQNEAGEATASVKIKVVDIPDPPEAPLVPEVGGDWCSMTWEPPKYDGGSPILGYYVERKKKQSSRWMRLNFDLIKETTFEPKKMIEGVPYEVRIFAVNAIGVSKPSEPSKAFTPLAVTSEPTMLVVDDVTDTTVTVKWRPPETIGAAGLDGYLVEYCVEGTNDWVISNKELTEKTRYTITGLSPGCKILVRVKAVNAAGASAPRTLQHAILVKEVVEPPKIRVPRHLKQTYIRKVGETVNLVVPFMGKPRPKVTWLKDGIPIEPSQVSIRNTDCDSIIFIRKAERSHSGKYDMTVQVENHVDTAILDIQIVDLPGPPQCVNIEDVWGGNVALVWTPPKDNGNAPITGYTIQKADKKTMEWFTCIEHYHRNCITITELVVGNEYFFRIFSENMCGLSETATQTKKSALIVKEGLQMKTQEYNDHDFKEAPKFTQPLINTFAVAGYNTTLNCSVRANPRPKVIWMKNKITIIDDPRYRMFSSQGVCTLEIRKPSPYDGGMYTCKAINELGEAQVDCKLEVKGGFTFYELMQRGVPLHLIDKYMTESKVVEQEK; this is encoded by the exons aggaTTCCAGTTCAACCAAGAAACTCTCAGTTGAGCTGCCTA aTGATAGCGTCCCTGTGCCAGCCATGGGGAGAAAGGACTCAG TGTGGTCTCTGGGAGAGGGTCAGGCACCAGACGAACTGGAAAAGCCAGTTGACAACCCACCGCTCTCCACCCTGCTGATCGAGAGCCCCCAAAGTGGTACTGTCACTGTGG GTGGTGACATCACCTTTGTTGCCAAAGTGGAGGCCAAAGATCTTCTGCGCAAACCAACTGTCAAGTGGTTTAAAGGGAAATGGATGGATCTGGCCAGCAAGACAGGAAAACATCTACAGCTAAAAGAGACCTTTGACCGAGTCACAAAG GTCCACACATTTGAGATGCACATCATCAAGGCCAAAGATAACTATGCTGGGAACTACAGGTGCGAGGTCAACTACAAGGACAAGTTTGATAGCTGTTCTTTTGACTTGGAAGTTAAAG AAGCTGGAACGGGCTCACAGAATATTGACATTCGATCCGCTTTCAAGAGAAG CAGTGAAGGACAAGAAGATGCAGGAGAGCTTGACTTTAGTGGTCTTCTAAAACATAG AAATCAGAG GGAGCACAAACAGCAGGATGACACTCCAGAGGTGGATGTGTGGGAGATCCTGAAGAACGCCCGGCCAGATCAGTATGAAAAGATTGCCTTTATGTACGGCATCACAGACCTGAGGGGTCTGCTGAAGAGGCTGAAAAAGATGCCTAAAGAGGAGAAGAAGCTGGAAG CTTTTGCAAAGAAGCTGGAACCTGCATATCAGGTGGATAAAGGTGGAAAGATCCGCTTAGTGGTGGACCTGGCTGACCCCACAGTTGAACTGAAGTGGTACAAGAACGGACAGGAAATCAGGCCTTCGCCCAA TCAAAGGAA GTATATTTTTGAGCATAAGGGCACACAAAGGATTATGGTCATCAACAACTGCTCCGCCAATGATGACGCAGCCTATTCGGTAGTCGCAGGAGATGAGAAATGTAGCACAGAGCTTTTTGTCAAAG AGTTACCAGTTAAGATAGTTAAAGGTCTTGAGCCTGTGAAGACCACAGTGAACGAGAGGATTGAGCTGGAGTGTGAAGTGTCAGAGGAAGGTGCTCAAGTCAAATG GTTGAAGAATGGTGTTGAGGTTCCAACAGGGGTGCGATCGAGATATCGAGTTAAGTGTGAAGGAACTAAACACTTTTTGGTGATTGATGACGCCTCACGAGACGATACTGGGACATACTCCATCATGGCCTCTGGTGGCACCTCTGAGGCTCATATACAAGTTGACT TGAAACCGCTGAAGGTGTACCAGGACCTGCAGGACATGACGGTACTGCTGGGTCAGCCCATCAAGTTGCACTGTGAGATTTACCCAGGAAACGTCCCAGGCCGCTGGTACAGGAATGGACAGCTGATCCAACCCAGCGATCGCATCAACATCATACACAGAAATAA agTCCATCGACTTGAAATTGCAGCCAGCTCCCTTCACGATGCAGGAGATTACACTTTCGTACCTGAGGGGTATTCACAGAGCCTTTCTGCCAAAATCCACATCATTG ACCCTCCGAGGGTACACTTGGACAGCTTGAACTTTCCAGACAACACTGTAACTGTCGTGGCAGGAAATAAACTCCGCTTAGAGATCCCAATCAGTGGAGAACCAGCACCCAGAGTGGTGTGGATGAAGGGTGAAAGG GTGATTCTCGAGTCAGGTCACCGCATCCACGCTGAGACATACAGTGACCATACGAGTCTGACAATTGAGGTCACTGAGCGGGAGGACACAGGAAACTACAAGATAGTCCTGCAGAACGAGGCTGGTGAAGCCACAGCAAGTGTCAAAATCAAGGTTGTTG ATATCCCCGACCCTCCTGAAGCTCCCTTGGTTCCAGAGGTGGGTGGTGATTGGTGTTCTATGACATGGGAACCTCCAAAATACGATGGAGGCTCGCCAATATTAG GCTATTAcgttgagagaaaaaagaagcagagcTCCAGATGGATGAGACTGAACTTTGACCTGATCAAGGAGACTACATTTGAACCCAAGAAGATGATTGAAGGAGTGCCGTATGAAGTGCGGATCTTTGCAGTCAACGCCATCGGTGTGTCCAAACCCAGTGAACCTTCCAAAGCCTTTACTCCTCTCG CTGTTACCAGTGAACCCACCATGCTGGTCGTGGATGATGTTACTGACACCACTGTGACCGTAAAGTGGCGTCCACCTGAAACCATTGGAGCTGCTGGGCTGGACGGATACTTAGTGGAGTATTGCGTAGAAGGAA CTAATGATTGGGTAATATCCAACAAGGAGCTGACAGAGAAAACCAGGTACACCATCACCGGTCTGAGTCCAGGGTGTAAAATTTTAGTTCGTGTCAAAGCCGTCAATGCAGCTGGAGCTAGCGCTCCACGTACCCTGCAGCATGCTATCCTGGTTAAAGAGGTTGTTG AACCACCCAAGATCCGCGTCCCACGGCACTTGAAGCAGACTTACATTCGCAAAGTTGGAGAAACAGTCAACCTCGTGGTGCCATTTATG GGCAAACCCCGACCGAAGGTCACCTGGCTGAAGGATGGCATCCCTATAGAGCCTTCGCAAGTTAGCATCCGTAACACAGACTGTGACAGCATCATCTTCATCCGCAAAGCAGAGCGCAGCCACTCTGGGAAGTATGACATGACAGTGCAGGTTGAAAACCATGTGGACACAGCCATACTTGACATACAGATTGTAG ATCTACCTGGACCTCCTCAGTGTGTGAATATTGAAGATGTTTGGGGTGGAAATGTAGCTCTGGTCTGGACTCCTCCAAAGGACAATGGGAACGCCCCAATAACAGGCTACACCATTCAAAAAGCAGACAAAAAGACAATG GAATGGTTCACGTGCATTGAGCACTACCATCGCAACTGTATTACCATCACAGAACTGGTAGTTGGGAACGAGTACTTCTTCAGGATCTTCTCTGAGAATATGTGTGGCCTGAGTGAAACCGCCACCCAAACCAAAAAGAGTGCTCTCATCGTCAAAGAAG GCTTGCAGATGAAAACACAAGAGTACAATGACCACGACTTCAAGGAGGCGCCGAAGTTCACGCAGCCACTTATCAACACTTTCGCCGTGGCCGGCTACAACACTACTCTTAACTGCAGCGTGCGTGCCAACCCAAGG CCCAAAGTGATCTGGATGAAGAATAAGATAACCATCATTGACGATCCGCGCTACCGTATGTTTAGCAGCCAAGGAGTCTGCACTCTGGAGATCAGGAAGCCCAGCCCCTATGATGGTGGAATGTACACCTGCAAGGCCATCAATGAACTAGGAGAGGCTCAAGTGGACTGCAAactggaggtcaaag GAGGCTTCACCTTCTATGAACTCATGCAACGTGGAGTGCCCCTACATCTGATTGACAAGTATATGACCGAGTCGAAGGTTGTTGAGCAAGAGAAGTAA
- the mybpc1 gene encoding myosin-binding protein C, slow-type isoform X2 produces MPEPTKKDETPNGQPEESVAPESSGAPPPPEISLEVSPPPEAVAEGKEPVETDGKKPESTEPEPVQAVVAQEPCPAVNGSIQPQPGGVGVKEQAESANSTLKEEGTCSPPPPDDAKPAATTPSPTPHPEDSSSTKKLSVELPNDSVPVPAMGRKDSVWSLGEGQAPDELEKPVDNPPLSTLLIESPQSGTVTVGGDITFVAKVEAKDLLRKPTVKWFKGKWMDLASKTGKHLQLKETFDRVTKVHTFEMHIIKAKDNYAGNYRCEVNYKDKFDSCSFDLEVKEAGTGSQNIDIRSAFKRSSEGQEDAGELDFSGLLKHREHKQQDDTPEVDVWEILKNARPDQYEKIAFMYGITDLRGLLKRLKKMPKEEKKLEAFAKKLEPAYQVDKGGKIRLVVDLADPTVELKWYKNGQEIRPSPNQRKYIFEHKGTQRIMVINNCSANDDAAYSVVAGDEKCSTELFVKELPVKIVKGLEPVKTTVNERIELECEVSEEGAQVKWLKNGVEVPTGVRSRYRVKCEGTKHFLVIDDASRDDTGTYSIMASGGTSEAHIQVDLKPLKVYQDLQDMTVLLGQPIKLHCEIYPGNVPGRWYRNGQLIQPSDRINIIHRNKVHRLEIAASSLHDAGDYTFVPEGYSQSLSAKIHIIDPPRVHLDSLNFPDNTVTVVAGNKLRLEIPISGEPAPRVVWMKGERVILESGHRIHAETYSDHTSLTIEVTEREDTGNYKIVLQNEAGEATASVKIKVVDIPDPPEAPLVPEVGGDWCSMTWEPPKYDGGSPILGYYVERKKKQSSRWMRLNFDLIKETTFEPKKMIEGVPYEVRIFAVNAIGVSKPSEPSKAFTPLAVTSEPTMLVVDDVTDTTVTVKWRPPETIGAAGLDGYLVEYCVEGTNDWVISNKELTEKTRYTITGLSPGCKILVRVKAVNAAGASAPRTLQHAILVKEVVEPPKIRVPRHLKQTYIRKVGETVNLVVPFMGKPRPKVTWLKDGIPIEPSQVSIRNTDCDSIIFIRKAERSHSGKYDMTVQVENHVDTAILDIQIVDLPGPPQCVNIEDVWGGNVALVWTPPKDNGNAPITGYTIQKADKKTMEWFTCIEHYHRNCITITELVVGNEYFFRIFSENMCGLSETATQTKKSALIVKEGLQMKTQEYNDHDFKEAPKFTQPLINTFAVAGYNTTLNCSVRANPRPKVIWMKNKITIIDDPRYRMFSSQGVCTLEIRKPSPYDGGMYTCKAINELGEAQVDCKLEVKGGFTFYELMQRGVPLHLIDKYMTESKVVEQEK; encoded by the exons ATGATGCTAAACCTGCAGCCACTACCCCATCCCCAACACCTCATCCAG aggaTTCCAGTTCAACCAAGAAACTCTCAGTTGAGCTGCCTA aTGATAGCGTCCCTGTGCCAGCCATGGGGAGAAAGGACTCAG TGTGGTCTCTGGGAGAGGGTCAGGCACCAGACGAACTGGAAAAGCCAGTTGACAACCCACCGCTCTCCACCCTGCTGATCGAGAGCCCCCAAAGTGGTACTGTCACTGTGG GTGGTGACATCACCTTTGTTGCCAAAGTGGAGGCCAAAGATCTTCTGCGCAAACCAACTGTCAAGTGGTTTAAAGGGAAATGGATGGATCTGGCCAGCAAGACAGGAAAACATCTACAGCTAAAAGAGACCTTTGACCGAGTCACAAAG GTCCACACATTTGAGATGCACATCATCAAGGCCAAAGATAACTATGCTGGGAACTACAGGTGCGAGGTCAACTACAAGGACAAGTTTGATAGCTGTTCTTTTGACTTGGAAGTTAAAG AAGCTGGAACGGGCTCACAGAATATTGACATTCGATCCGCTTTCAAGAGAAG CAGTGAAGGACAAGAAGATGCAGGAGAGCTTGACTTTAGTGGTCTTCTAAAACATAG GGAGCACAAACAGCAGGATGACACTCCAGAGGTGGATGTGTGGGAGATCCTGAAGAACGCCCGGCCAGATCAGTATGAAAAGATTGCCTTTATGTACGGCATCACAGACCTGAGGGGTCTGCTGAAGAGGCTGAAAAAGATGCCTAAAGAGGAGAAGAAGCTGGAAG CTTTTGCAAAGAAGCTGGAACCTGCATATCAGGTGGATAAAGGTGGAAAGATCCGCTTAGTGGTGGACCTGGCTGACCCCACAGTTGAACTGAAGTGGTACAAGAACGGACAGGAAATCAGGCCTTCGCCCAA TCAAAGGAA GTATATTTTTGAGCATAAGGGCACACAAAGGATTATGGTCATCAACAACTGCTCCGCCAATGATGACGCAGCCTATTCGGTAGTCGCAGGAGATGAGAAATGTAGCACAGAGCTTTTTGTCAAAG AGTTACCAGTTAAGATAGTTAAAGGTCTTGAGCCTGTGAAGACCACAGTGAACGAGAGGATTGAGCTGGAGTGTGAAGTGTCAGAGGAAGGTGCTCAAGTCAAATG GTTGAAGAATGGTGTTGAGGTTCCAACAGGGGTGCGATCGAGATATCGAGTTAAGTGTGAAGGAACTAAACACTTTTTGGTGATTGATGACGCCTCACGAGACGATACTGGGACATACTCCATCATGGCCTCTGGTGGCACCTCTGAGGCTCATATACAAGTTGACT TGAAACCGCTGAAGGTGTACCAGGACCTGCAGGACATGACGGTACTGCTGGGTCAGCCCATCAAGTTGCACTGTGAGATTTACCCAGGAAACGTCCCAGGCCGCTGGTACAGGAATGGACAGCTGATCCAACCCAGCGATCGCATCAACATCATACACAGAAATAA agTCCATCGACTTGAAATTGCAGCCAGCTCCCTTCACGATGCAGGAGATTACACTTTCGTACCTGAGGGGTATTCACAGAGCCTTTCTGCCAAAATCCACATCATTG ACCCTCCGAGGGTACACTTGGACAGCTTGAACTTTCCAGACAACACTGTAACTGTCGTGGCAGGAAATAAACTCCGCTTAGAGATCCCAATCAGTGGAGAACCAGCACCCAGAGTGGTGTGGATGAAGGGTGAAAGG GTGATTCTCGAGTCAGGTCACCGCATCCACGCTGAGACATACAGTGACCATACGAGTCTGACAATTGAGGTCACTGAGCGGGAGGACACAGGAAACTACAAGATAGTCCTGCAGAACGAGGCTGGTGAAGCCACAGCAAGTGTCAAAATCAAGGTTGTTG ATATCCCCGACCCTCCTGAAGCTCCCTTGGTTCCAGAGGTGGGTGGTGATTGGTGTTCTATGACATGGGAACCTCCAAAATACGATGGAGGCTCGCCAATATTAG GCTATTAcgttgagagaaaaaagaagcagagcTCCAGATGGATGAGACTGAACTTTGACCTGATCAAGGAGACTACATTTGAACCCAAGAAGATGATTGAAGGAGTGCCGTATGAAGTGCGGATCTTTGCAGTCAACGCCATCGGTGTGTCCAAACCCAGTGAACCTTCCAAAGCCTTTACTCCTCTCG CTGTTACCAGTGAACCCACCATGCTGGTCGTGGATGATGTTACTGACACCACTGTGACCGTAAAGTGGCGTCCACCTGAAACCATTGGAGCTGCTGGGCTGGACGGATACTTAGTGGAGTATTGCGTAGAAGGAA CTAATGATTGGGTAATATCCAACAAGGAGCTGACAGAGAAAACCAGGTACACCATCACCGGTCTGAGTCCAGGGTGTAAAATTTTAGTTCGTGTCAAAGCCGTCAATGCAGCTGGAGCTAGCGCTCCACGTACCCTGCAGCATGCTATCCTGGTTAAAGAGGTTGTTG AACCACCCAAGATCCGCGTCCCACGGCACTTGAAGCAGACTTACATTCGCAAAGTTGGAGAAACAGTCAACCTCGTGGTGCCATTTATG GGCAAACCCCGACCGAAGGTCACCTGGCTGAAGGATGGCATCCCTATAGAGCCTTCGCAAGTTAGCATCCGTAACACAGACTGTGACAGCATCATCTTCATCCGCAAAGCAGAGCGCAGCCACTCTGGGAAGTATGACATGACAGTGCAGGTTGAAAACCATGTGGACACAGCCATACTTGACATACAGATTGTAG ATCTACCTGGACCTCCTCAGTGTGTGAATATTGAAGATGTTTGGGGTGGAAATGTAGCTCTGGTCTGGACTCCTCCAAAGGACAATGGGAACGCCCCAATAACAGGCTACACCATTCAAAAAGCAGACAAAAAGACAATG GAATGGTTCACGTGCATTGAGCACTACCATCGCAACTGTATTACCATCACAGAACTGGTAGTTGGGAACGAGTACTTCTTCAGGATCTTCTCTGAGAATATGTGTGGCCTGAGTGAAACCGCCACCCAAACCAAAAAGAGTGCTCTCATCGTCAAAGAAG GCTTGCAGATGAAAACACAAGAGTACAATGACCACGACTTCAAGGAGGCGCCGAAGTTCACGCAGCCACTTATCAACACTTTCGCCGTGGCCGGCTACAACACTACTCTTAACTGCAGCGTGCGTGCCAACCCAAGG CCCAAAGTGATCTGGATGAAGAATAAGATAACCATCATTGACGATCCGCGCTACCGTATGTTTAGCAGCCAAGGAGTCTGCACTCTGGAGATCAGGAAGCCCAGCCCCTATGATGGTGGAATGTACACCTGCAAGGCCATCAATGAACTAGGAGAGGCTCAAGTGGACTGCAAactggaggtcaaag GAGGCTTCACCTTCTATGAACTCATGCAACGTGGAGTGCCCCTACATCTGATTGACAAGTATATGACCGAGTCGAAGGTTGTTGAGCAAGAGAAGTAA